The nucleotide sequence aaagatgttgagATGTTGATGTTGTCTATTAGGAGTTAATCCAGACCCAGGAAAAAAGCATCACTGATCTTCTGAAGACTGTTAATGAACAAAGTGAGCAGCTCAACAACCAAGGGACCAAGATCAAGGGGCTGGAGACTAAGGTACAAGAAAAACTCTGATGGCAACGTTTATCTATAAAACtatacacataaaacacattagaaAATGCTTAGTAATGGTATCACccacataaaaatgttttgtttggacAAGCATTGCAACTGCATTGCATAGAAAATGCAAAAATCGAATTATTTCATGGACTTGTCTAGCTCGGCTCTGCATGGATCCAGGAAACTGCTGAAAAATTTGAAAGGACTCTTCAACCCAACAGCTTCTCTGGATATCTAACATACTACACATCTGACGGAAGCTTCTCAAGCGGTATGAAGTCCACCAACAGTTTGTCTTTTATTATATCGCTCTATGTCAGTTCAGATAGATCTGCATGTGAATTTGTTGTAGATCTTCCAAGGGATTGCAGTGAGGTTTTCAACAGAGGACACAAGTCTAGCGGCCTGTACGCCATTAAGCCACACCAGTCAGAAGCCTTTCTTGTGAAATGTGAATTCACTGGGGGTAAGAATACAGCAAATCTTTATTCTGCTCTAAATTGTATTGTTGTACATGACAATAATGTGCAAGTGCACTCATAAATATACCTCTGTCCCCCACAGAGGGAATGTTTACTGTCATCCAAAACAGGCATGATGGCTCTGTGGACTTTGATCAGTCCTGGGAAAAGTATGTGGATGGATTTGGAGACTTTAGTGGTAAGTTGAATGTTGAGCATTAAATAAttttcaacattcttcacaaAGCAATATAGTTTGTGATTATAATGTATGTGGTATACCAGCACGGTAAACATAGttattaatcattatttatGAATTACAGAGTGAATTCTGGAAACTAAAATCTGTTCACCAACGTTACTTCAAATATTTGCATGATTTCCTTTTCACAAATGCTGTCAGAAAGACCAAGACATTGCAGTGTACCGtaataagaaacaaaatcaGACAGTGGATAAGACAGTATTTAGCGaatatttatttagataaatTTGCTTTTAATTCTAGACACCACattgcaaaaaatgaatgggACATGCAGATAGGTTCTCATTCTTATGCCTTGTTTTTGTAAAGTGGTTCCcacatattgttttaaaaaatgaaatcattaaaggtccagtcagagGAATCCAgcggcaaggttgcgaattgcaacaaaACACTTTCGAAACATTATTatggctgacagaacatggaTTACATGGATTACGAATTACATGCAAAgcgacccgcggtgtatgtagatagaaatagctaaagtataataaaaacataacgcttcattgtgttcgcactttatacacctctaaaggcATACCTATGTATATTAtcttgcatttctatcaatagatcatcccaaaaattacacactggacctttcagTGTCATCCTTCAATTACAAGAATACACAGTAAGGAAATGTTGCtacaacatacagtaaataatgtTCAGCTCTTGGCAGTGGAACATACATTAGCTTGATAAATAAATCACAGTTGTGATATGAGGCAGAAATGGTGTTGTTTCCAAATGTATGTAGAGCCGTTCTGCTTCTGTGGAAATCTTCCTTTCCAGATGTTtcatttagatttgtttttgaatgtttatattacaataaaagaatgaaatattttacatgTCTGTGCTTGATAGGCGAGTTCTGGCTGGGGCTAAAGAAGATCTATGCTATTGCCCATCAGGGAAACTCTCTCCTGCATGTACAGATGGAGGATTGGAGGAAAGAGAAGCATTTCATGGTTTATCAGTACATCCTGGAGGACGCTGCCTCCAACTTCACCATCCACCTAAAGCTGCAATGGGTTGAGGCGAGCTCTGCTGTGGACCAGCACTTTGGCTTGAGGTTCTCCACTAAAGACCGTAATGATGGAAATCTTGATCCCAACTGTGCTCAAGACTATACAGGTATATAAAAGATTTTTTCcagtatattatttttgttctatCCCAACACCAATCCACTGCTAAATATAATCGAAATGAATGCCCATCGTGGAAAGTACAAACTTGTATTTATGTATGTCTGCTGTTTTCTAGGTGGTTGGTGGTATAGCACTTGTGGTGACATTAACCTGAACGGCAAGAGAATTCAGAGCAGACCTCGTAAAAAGACAACCCACTGGAAACCTGGCAAAAGAACCACCAGCTTCAAGTCCTCAAAAATCTCCATTAGTCATCTCACAAACCCACAAACCTCTTAAAATCAGTATGTGCCGAAACACTGTATGTTGCTGCTGAAATGATCCGACCTCCAATACACAAATCCACCAACGAACAGCTCCATCTCGATTCTTAATGAGTCATTATTTATCAACTTAATGTATACAAAACTTTTCgtgcaatattttattttcatacttGTCTTAAGCACCCTTAATATGATCCATGCAGAGGTAAAGTAAAGATAGAATATTTACACTACGATTAGACACATGATTCACTTTCTCCTTTGCAATGAGCTGAGGAAACCTcctatttaactttatttttaggaAAGGTTTCaatcatgtatttaaaatgactCATAACATTGGACAAGTTGTGCAGTATTTTTAgtttccttttttaatgtttaatgaggAAAACAGGAATTTTAAGTGACTTCcacacagaaaaagaaaacagaaattaaaacagtttatgtGCATGGTTACTGCAACACTGCCCCCTGGTGAGCATtgcatataattattttttccaAAGGTACAAAATATACCAATTatcaaaaatatgtcaaattaatAAATTTTGCCATGTCACTGGCTGAATGCCTATATGATATTTAATGCAAATCTATTTGTAGATTATGACAAATTATGGGCTTTGCTAGTAAATATCATTGCACCACATCAGCACCATATCAAATGTTGTTTGCAGTTCTTGTGCTTTCTTTCCGGAGCCAGCTGCAGCACCTGTTGTGATCAAATCATAAATCAAGAAATGTTATCTTTAAGGATCTGAGATATCAAAACCCCATCATCCACAAGTGGCCCAACGGTATCAAATTTGGCGTGTTTAGCCTCTGAAATACTAAATGACCCTGAGGGAATAAACAAGTTCTAAAGCAAACTTATGAAGTGTTTACAGCCCATTCATCCTTGGCTTATTCACTCAACATCAGCTCTATTAAGCCTCTGAGTAGATGGCTTGGCAGAAAGGGCACATGAGTTGGCTCTCACCAGTCATCTTCTGCATTTGATTCAACAGGCCTCTGGGGGCAAGTGTTTCTGACAGTGATGCACATGCACATGTGTGAGAAAACGTCTTCAGTTACCATCTGCCCCtgccatgtttatttttatcccACTCACGGCTCCAATCCAAGACtcggttctctctctctcttatctgACAAAAGACCACCCAATAACCAATTCTCTGGTTCTTCCTCATTTCCTCACGTCCGCGGAGCAATGAACGATAGTCCCTTGCAAGTGTTGACTTTCCCTACTGCTCCGTACCATGACCAGAGGCCTGGAACCAGTGGTTTAAGGAAGAAGGTCCATGTTTTCCGGTCTAAGAAGAACTATCTGCACAACTTCATTCAATGTATCTTCTCTTCCATCGACCTGCGGGACAGGCAGGGCTCAACTATGGTGGTGGGAGGAGATGGACGCTACTTCAATTCGACTGCCATTCAGGTCATAGTGCAGATGGCTGCTGCAAATGGGGTCAGTTGCCATTCTAATGTTTTCTGATTTCACAGACCTCTTTTTATAAACAAGATCCTGTCGCTGAACACTTGTCACTGTTTTCAGATGTCTCATAACATCAGTATACGTTATCTCCAGTTACAGCCTTTTTTGGATGAACATggtctttgaaaaaaaatgggaaaatataattaataattcattcatAAATCTTTTTCAGGTGTTATTATGCATGTCAGTACGTCCCCCTGTTTTGCTACTGACTTTTTTCAACATTTGccactaaatatttatttttgacacaTGGCTTATTTGACGCATTCGTATATATTTAAAGGCAACATTATATTTGatcttaaatgtttttaatagtgTCTTATAATTAGATCTGGCACAGGAGAAAAAAGCATGTTTGACAACCGAGTTAAGATACTATAGTTGATCTGATGACACttgcaaaatttaaaaaatttaaaaaaaaaaacagttcccccaaaaatgtcaaattttgcttcaaacctgtataaattgtGAACTGTAATcaaaagttatttggaagaatatttgtAAACTAAGAGCTCTGGGACACTATTGACTACTATACTAGGAAACAAAACTATGacagtcaatagtgccccagaacggtttgtttCCCCctatgcttcaaaatatcttcttctgtgttcaacagaactatgagaaacaacttgagggtgagtaaatgatgacaggattttcatttttgggtgaactatccctttaagactgaATATGAATAAGTCATCCTTTATTGTAAGGTTTTAGCTTCTAGAtgtgttttatgtaaaataaaaaatatttaatgctttatataaatgtaaggAATTTGATAGTGTATTATTCAAGACCACCTGCACATGTTAATTTATTTGATGGTGCTGTTTCTACAGTGATGAACTTCTATGTCTTACTGCACTCATTTTAGGTGGGTCGTCTTATAATCGGTCAGAATGGCATCATGTCAACACCAGCTGCGTCTTGTGTCATCAGGAAGATCAAAGCTATCGGTGGAATAATCCTAACAGCCAGCCACAACCCCGGAGGACCTGATGGAGACTTCGGCATCCAGTTCAATACTGCCAATGGAGGTACAGTACTGCCAAACTGTGATGATGAGAGTAAAGAAAACAGgtcattaaaatacataaataagaAGTTACATCTCagtgaaaatgttttctgtttgctccaaaattaattatattaaaacaccaCAATGCAAATaagtaaatacattaataattcaGCACacatcatttctaaataaacacatgtttaTCTCAATGAACTATTTCttaaaaacttcaaaatatTCGGAGCTGTGGTTGAGCCATTGGCTCACAGGAAACTTCGTTCATATCTGACCTGTGTCATGTCCCGGTCCCACACTCCCTCTCTCATCCCTGTTTTCCTGTCCACTCTCCAATGTcctgaaaataaagaaaaatgaagaaaaatctaaattagTTTCTAATCTTAATGATTTGTTTCTGTTGTAAATCTTTAAAACAGGTCCTGCACCAGAGTCTGTGACAAACAAAATCTTTCAAATAAGCAGATCTATAGAGGAATATGCCATCTGTCCTGAACTCAGACTAGATCTGGCAACCATTGGCAAACAATCCTTTGATCTCGAAAACAAATTCAAACCTTTTACAGGTACCAGAAAACTGCTCATTTCGAAGCAATACAGTATCGCTTATAATTGTTGACACATGTTCAATATTCTATCATGCAGTAGAAATTGTGGAAGCGGTTGAATCCTATGCCAACTCTTTGAGGAATATCTTTGACTTTGCTGTTCTGAAGGAGTTGCTCTCAGGAGAAAACCATATACAGATCCGTTTAGATGCCATGCACGGAGGTGAGGACCATGTCTTTGTTTCCACTGATATGAAAACAGATATGAGCATTGCAATAGTACGATAACCAATCCTAAATAAACAAGCACTGTACTTAATTTTCAacacagcaaaaacaaacatctaGAATAGTAGCAGCTGCAATGAACTGGCCTAGTGCCTATTGGATGAGGATAGGTTTAGCTTACATTACTTTATGCCTCTATGAAAAGAGTTTCCATGAACAAGTGGTGATGTGAGTGATTAAGAAGAGCTATCTAACGTAACACTAAATAAGCCCGCTCCTTCAAGAAGTGAAATCACACCACTGATGAGTCCCTTGAAAGTACAGGAATGTTCTGGCTGCAATACAAGTTAAGCATCAGATAACAACTTTAACTTGCAACTAAGTTTACTTAGTCTCTATAACTAAGTCACTTagtttgcattgtttttaaattttttgcTCTTAAATTGTTCTTATTTTAATCTCATTAATCACAAATTGGTCTCATATCACATTGATGGTACTATAACCACTTATCATTGTATCTCCATTGTTTCTTCAGTGGTTGGGCCGTACATAAAGAAGATCCTGTGTGAGGAGCTGGGCTGCCCTGCAAACTCAGCCATTAACTGTGTACCTCTGGAGGACTTTGGAGGACGTCATCCAGACCCAAACTTGACCTATGCTGCTGACCTTGTTGAGACAATGAAGAGTGGGCAATATGACTTTGGCGCTGCTCTTGATGGTGATGGTGTAGGTGTTGACACGGCAACCATCTTTCAAGTTTAACGTTACCTGATTTATGACCTCAGCCATTCTTATCTCTTTCTAGGACCGTAATATGATCCTTGGGAAGCATGGCTTCTTCGTAAACCCATCAGACTCTGTCGCTGTCATTGCCGCAAATATCTTCTGCATCCCTTACTTCCAGCACACAGGTGTAAGAGGCTTCGCTAGAAGTATGCCCACCAGTGCAGCTCTTGACAAGTGAATACAACTTATGAAATAATTCACAGAGCATGAATGAACAGATGTGCACCTACACTGAAAACGAAACTAATTTTACAGAATCTTTCAGGGGGGATTTGTTAATTCAAaaattttcatgtattttttaaatacggtcaaaaaacgtaaatgtactgtaaaagccagcaaattaaaaaaaaaaaactcaggaaaATCATGTACTTGTACAGGAAAtactgttattttaatgtttatttctggCTGCCAGAAAGGTTGATTTTTTTACTGGATTACCGTGAATACTgagttaaattcatttttactcACTGTCCTGTATTTTATTGAAGGGTGGCTAAAGCCACAAAGATCCAACTATATGAGACACCAACAGGCTGGAAGTTCTTCGGGAACCTGATGGACGCAGGTCGTGTTTCGCTTTGTGGGGAGGAAAGTTTTGGCACAGgtacatattttaaacagcGCACATACATTTCATTCAGAACATGCATCAACAAAGATCTGATAAAATCTCCTATCCTCTCCTAAGGTTCAGATTATATACGTGAGAAGGACGGGCTTTGGGCCGTGCTGGCATGGCTTTCTATTATAGCCACAAGGATGCAAAGTGTAGAAGATATCATGACAGAACACTGGAGAACCTACGGCAGGAACTACTATACCAGGTGCAAGATACATTGGACATACTTTTGTCAGACTTTTCATTATGGATGATGATGTACTTATACATATACAGATTCGACTATGAGGATGTGAATTTGGATGCAGCTGTGGAGATGATATTGGATCTTGAGCTGATGATTTCTGACAAGGCATTCATTGGGCAAATATTTACTGTGGGGGGGAAGAAATACCAGGTGGAGACAGCAGATAATTTTGAGTACAGTGATCCTGTGGATGGAACCATATCAAGAAACCAGGTAATATTTATAGATCGTATGTAcgtacagtggtgtgaaaaagtatttgcacccttcctgattttttttgtgcatatttgtcatgcttaaatgatccaGATCATCAAACCAATTTTAATATTACGCAAACCAGAGTCAATAGAAAGTGCAGTTATTAAATTATGGTTTCATTTAGTAAGGGAAATAACAATCCAAACACTTCTGACCCTtagtgaaaaagtaattgccccctaAACCTGATATTAAGTTGTGCCACCCTTGGCGGCAACAATTATAATAAAGCGTTTGCGAAAGCTCACAATGAGTcttgttttaattcagccacaTTGGAGGATCTTCGAGCATGAACCTTTTTAAGGTCATGCTTACAGCATTTCAAATAGGATTTAAGTCCGGACATTGACAATGCCACTCCAAAacctttatttgtatattttttagcCATTCAGAGGTGGAATAGTGTattttggatcattgtcctgctTTATAACCCAAGCGCATTCaagcttgaggtcacaaacTGATGGCCGGACATTCTCTTTTAGGATTTTCTGAGCGCAGAATTCATGGTTCCATCAATTATGCCCAGTCGTCCAGGTCCTGAAGCTGTTTTTTTGCCTTGGAACTCACCCATGGATGCCATTTTTGCACAGTCTCTTTCttattgtagaatcatgaacactgaccttaactgaagcaagagaggcctgcagttctttagatgttgttctGGGATCTTTTATGACCTCCTGGACGAGTCGATGTTGTGCTCTTGGAGTAATTTTGGAAGGCCGGCCACTCCTGGGACGGTTTACCTCCGTTCCATGCTCTGTCCATTTTTGGATAATCGCTCTGGCTGTGGTTCGCTGGAGTCCCAAAGTCTTAGAAATTGCTTTGTAACCCTTTCTAGACTGTCAcatttcaattactttgtttctcatctgttcttgaatttctttagatTGCGGCATGATGTGAAATTTAACTGTTATTCAATTCGTCACagttaattcattatttaccaAGAGGGGCAATAACTTTTTTACAAAGGGTCAGAAATGGTTTGGATTCCTTTTTCCTGtaataataaaaccatcatttaaaacctcgattttttatttactatggttttctttgagtaatatatatattttttgatgatctgaatcatttaagcatgacaaatatgcaaaacaacaaaaaatccggaagggggcaaatactttttcacaccactgtgaatatttatacagtatatacacattATTGGTCGTATTATTATTGGTACctaatattatatatactgtTATTGTGTGGTACAATGTCCTTAGAATGGGCCACATTGTATACATTATATCTAAACTGTTTAATCACAACACATTCATATAATATGCAgaaataatttttctgtgtgctATTTCCCAGTTCAGATACTGTAGCCTATTTGAGGAGCATATATTTTGACCGCATTAAACAGATGACTTATGAAAATAAAccctttattttgaaattgcagctttaaaacagCTTGATTTGCGTGCTCTAGGGCCTGCGGATCATTTTCACAGGAGGTTCACGCATAATATTTCGTATCAGTGGCAGCGATACTTTTGGAGCCACAGTTCGTTTGTACATCGACAGTTACGAGACAGATGTAAACAAGATATTTCAAGACCCACaggtaaataattatttgtagCCTACAGGTCTTATTATTTAAAGCTTGACATTCAAAGGTGTATGCGGGTCAAAGATGAAAAAGGGTTTATGCATAAAAACTAAACGTGTAATACTTACTtcaaattgttgtttttctaaaaaacaGTATcttcaatttattatttttgtttttctgagcaaaaaagttatattttccCTGATTTCAAGAATACACACACTAAAATTTCGAAAAATCTATTTCTGACAAATTATAAAACTAATTTCTTTCACCCCAGATGAtaattaattgtaattttacattttgtagaaTCCTATATTTCCCGTTTGTCaattatcattaataattataattttttactaATTTAAACCACAATAACATGTAATATGCTCCCTTATTCTTTTGATTATATTAATATGTACAAGTCAGAATGAGcatgttgttttaatttgttcatcaatattgtgttacactgaatgaaaatgtaattttaattcaaccaaatattGTCATAGTACTCTCCAAAAACGTTGAAACCATAATGTAgacattttacttacatttaatatGCTTTCTATGGATATAAAATTGATTTTGTGAAATCTCTTTTGATGGGGAAATTCTTAACACCTTTGACCCATCAACATTGAAAATGAAGAGTACAGTGTTTGATTGTCTTGTCATACTGTAGGTGGCGCTGGCGGAACTCGTAACTATTGCCCTGCAGCTTTCACAGATCCATGAAAGAACCGGGCGAAGTGGGCCTACTGTTATTACATGATTACTTTTATAATAGCCTTTTTATTCACCTGTTTTTTAAAGgggaaaacaaaactgtaaacattttcttCACTATATTACCTGTTCTTTTGTCAGCGTTTACTGATCAGAGCATAGCTTTCCCAAGCCCTGCACCGCAAAAAGGGCGTGGCTTATTATGTGCGTACGCCACGTTGAGGTTACCAAGCAACGTTCAAGAGTACACAGACTCATAAACAAGGGCTAATCTTGCAAGAAATGACAGTCAAATAATCGAATAAGTCTTTAAAAGGTAACTATTTACTAAAACTCCAATCCAAATGTCGTTATGTCTAAAAtcgaaaaaatgtctttttatatACGTTTTTATCCAggaaaagtgtattttatattatatatttgaaatactaacacaaataaaaagtcattataaataatgtttaccttacACACACCGTCAGTTTACAGTAACCTACTGTCATAACGTTATATGGAAGCGTAAAGTAAAATCGCATTTGTCCAATGACGTCATGTGTCTGAATAAATACTTTCTGTGGTACAATGAGAGTGTGTTTTTCTGAGCAACGGATgtaatcttttttaaatctatatATTATTAGCTAAGATTTACTTAAAACCCACCAATGACCAATAAAAATAGCAGATAAAAACTGTGTGAAATACTCCtttgttatacaaaataaaaatagaaaatagtTTGCTTTAACATGCTATGTAtaacaaataacacaataacaaagttattttatgTGCTTATGAGAGCTCTAATTTACACTTATTTTATAGTCGTTCACCCATTTCTAAAGAAGCTGACATGCTGTCCTCTGCTCCATCAACACAAATCAAGAACAACCTGGTGAACAACAGGCTGGAGAGTGAGAATAACGTTTGTTTTTCAACAATCCTGACACACATATCACATTAAGGGAATAATCTTAACACTTTCCATCACAGATGCTGTTACAGATATTTGTCTGGACTCAGAACAGAGGCAAGACCACAAAACTCGCTTTGCTAGCTTTATCTCTGTGTATTCTCatgtttttcctttctttcattTCTAATAGTTTGATAGTCATAAAAATCCACATGCACTGTATAAAAGTAGCCTGTTATTTTTTACAAGACATGTATGTAGAATTCACTTTGAGGAGTATATCAACTTTTGGATGAAGATTGCCACCACTAACTCTGAGGTTTTGATGACAAGAAAAAGTAAGTTGTTACATTTGAGGGTCTGTTGTGATATTGTGATGGAATTACTTAATATATCAACACAAGAGCATTAGCAAATATACCCAAACTGGAGCGTTATTATCAATATTTGCGAGACAGACAAATTCTGCTATTCCTATAAAACTATTCCTAAACAACATGCTCCTGTTTTATAATAAGATGGTTTAGCAAAGCTATACCTTTATTCTTTCCTGTAGGCCTAGATGAACTCATGAGAGACACCGAGAGGTTTGCAACCCCACATGGCAATGAACCATGTGATCTTATTGAAGCACAACGTAGCACGTAAGTCCTGTAAATAGTTTCAGTGAAACAGTCTAATAAAACTGTTAGATCTATATTGTCCCCTACATTTGGACGTTGGTACCAATGCATCTATACTGCTTATTCTATGTAGGGTCCATGTAACCAATCACAAAGCATTTTTGCTTATATGCTTGTGCATTGTGTAAAGTGGATTCATGCTATGTTTTAATGGATATAATGGGCTTCATCATACAATGTCTATACAATAACAATACTTGCTGCTTTTTAAGCTTGAAATGGCACAGTCATGTTgagaaacatcaaaacaaaggCAAAAGGAAACATAATCGTGTGGAAAACATGAGAAGGCTCTATATGCAAAGCAAAGATCCAGGTGAGATCCCACTTATCAAATTCTACATAGATTTTGATTCCTTTCTGTAACAACCCCCGATAGCAGTCCCATTTTTGTGTCTCCAACTAGAATTGCTGGCTCCGGTTCAGGACCCAGATGGGATGGAACACTGGGAGCAAGAAATGGATGAGCTGGTGAAATGgactaactctctctctttgaaggAACTGGATGATCCAtgaaatttcatttgtttataaaatcacatttgaacTTATTTTTCAACATATTGGATGATACACTGAGGTTTATAATCTGTAAATCCTTTtgtctaaaaaatatttaacaacaaaataatccaCCCACTTgccatttttaagattttacagtttattaagCAAaataccaaatatttttttaaaaatttgaATTTCTTAAAGAAACAATGATGAAAGGTAAACTACTGTACAGTAGAAGTAAAAACATGAACTTCATTATAAAGCCGCATTTGGTAAAAGCatgttaataaaatgatttactgtaaaaacTCCAGTAAACTGTACCAAATATGTATGCTTTTAAAACTCTTCTTTCAGAAGTCATAATTTAACTTCAAAAcataatattgcatttatatgAGGGTAAAACTGATCAATAGCGCTTTTTAGgaatttgattttattaaatgtaatgtggGAAAGGACTGTTAAAACCCTGAAATACTTTTGTAATGTAACGGTACTCTGAAGcatattgacaaaatgttatatgctctcctacttgtaagtcgctttggataaaagcgtcttccaaatgaataatgtgaatgtaataaatgttaatacataACAGTATGAATACAGTCTGTTTTGTGGCAGAGAGGTAGATGAATAATTGGAAACGTTTTGAATAGAAATTAACATGCAATATTTCAACCAACAAAAATGGCTTTGGGTACTGGAGATGTTCCTGGATGCAGATTGGTCTAAAAAGTGTGGAAAAACACTTATAGTAATTGGCATTCACTATAAATTAAGCATAGAACATATCTTAAGATGTTATGAATACACAGGTTCAGCAAACAGATTTATAAAGGCAATAATAAACTCCAGACCGTGTCAtattgtacatacagtatacagtactgCCAGTCATACGTTTAGGGTCACTTTAAGATATTATTTTTgtccaaaacttaaaa is from Triplophysa dalaica isolate WHDGS20190420 chromosome 3, ASM1584641v1, whole genome shotgun sequence and encodes:
- the LOC130418265 gene encoding angiopoietin-related protein 3-like; translation: MKVVFLFAFLATSQSIPTEHNPELQIETRSRFAALDEVRLLANGLLQLGSSLSDFVQNTKNKINDIFQKLTIFDKSFYQLSVLTSEIKEEEEELIKTTVILKANNEEIKSLSLKINSKVDDIINERKHLRTQVGGLEERLSSLSQSLVSFDQHAEIFTLKELIQTQEKSITDLLKTVNEQSEQLNNQGTKIKGLETKLGSAWIQETAEKFERTLQPNSFSGYLTYYTSDGSFSSDLPRDCSEVFNRGHKSSGLYAIKPHQSEAFLVKCEFTGEGMFTVIQNRHDGSVDFDQSWEKYVDGFGDFSGEFWLGLKKIYAIAHQGNSLLHVQMEDWRKEKHFMVYQYILEDAASNFTIHLKLQWVEASSAVDQHFGLRFSTKDRNDGNLDPNCAQDYTGGWWYSTCGDINLNGKRIQSRPRKKTTHWKPGKRTTSFKSSKISISHLTNPQTS